The Homo sapiens chromosome 16, GRCh38.p14 Primary Assembly genome includes the window TGAGCGCGCTGCAGTCACCCGGGAGCCGGGTCCAGGTCGGGTTGGGGGTCGGGGATCGGGGATCGGGGGTCCGGTTGGGTCGGGTTGGGCTCCAGGTCTGGTTGGGTCGGGTCCAGGTCGGGTAGGAGTCCGGTCGGGGTCCGGGTACAGGTCGGGGTCCGGGCCTGGATCGGGGGCGGGTCCGCGTGCGGCTCCTCTAGCCCCGAACCCGTGTTCCCCGTAAGCTGTTGGTTTCTAAGGGGCGGAGGAATGGCGACTGGAGCCACCTCTCACCGCTCAGGGAGCCGGGAGGGCCGGCAGCTCCCGCGGGCCGAGTTTCCCGCCTTGGGTGCGAGGACGCGTGGGGCCGCGCTGTGCCCGGGGAACACTCACCAGCATCtctagcctccacctccctctcgCGCCAGTGGCACTCCCGGTTGAGACAACTGAGAATGTtccctgggcacagtggcccggGTTGAGAAGCCCTGCAGTGGCTGGTAGCGTTGGGGTCCGAGCGGAGGAGCGAACTCTGGGTGGAAACCGGCAGGCACTGGAGGGGAAGGAGGCGGGACAGGGTTGGGTGGGACCAGGGTTGAGGGGTGTGGGGTCTCGGGGCGCTCACCGAGGGGCTTCCTGAGCTTGTGTGgattatttccgtgccccaagcTGAGCCCTGTGTCCATGTCACAGGTCGTCTTCCCGTGACGCCCAGATCTGTCCTGCAGGATGGAGCCAGCACCCTCAGAGGTTCGACTCGCCGTCCGGGAAGCCATTCATGCCCTCTCGTCTTCGGAGGATGGCGGCCACATCTTCTGCACCCTGGAGTCCCTGAAGCGGTATCTCGGTGAGATGGAGCCTCCAGCGCTCCcgagggagaaggaggagtttGCCTCGGCCCACTTCTCGCCTGTCCTCAGATGTCTTGCCAGCAggctgagcccagcctggctggAGCTGCTGCCCCATGGCCGCCTGGAGGAGCTGTGGGCCAGCTTCTTCCTGGAGGGCCCGGCGGACCAAGCCTTCCTGGTGTTGATGGAGACCATCGAGGGTGCTGCGGGGTGAGTGGGCTGGGCCCATCCTGGGGTTGCCGGTAGCCTCAGAAGTGATGAGAGTGGCTTGAAGGACTGGACCAAGAGCCTCTCTAGTCCCTGTGAGGGGCTAGAGAGAGAGCCTGCTCCTGGCTGAACCCCTGAACAGAAGAAGCGGTCTGTGTCTGTCTCCTTTGCGACGGGAGGCACCTGCTGTGTCTCACAAAGTCCCCCACTTGCTCCCCGTCCGGCTGTGTCAGAGAGGGATGGGGTGGGAGTGTTCACATCCCAGGCGGCAGAGGCAGCCCGTCAGCTGGGGACGTTCCAGGTTTTCCAGGGAAGCACAGCTGTCATCACTGACACGTGTCCCATGTGGACTCCCAGCCCCAGCCGGCTCCCAGGCTCAGCCTCAGATCACACTGCAGTCCTTGCCGGGACACTGCATCTTGAGAAGCTGGGTTTTCAGAGGTTGCTGTGATCAAAGCAAGCACTGAGTTATCCGCGTCAGCAGCAGGGGAGGGGTGTCCAGTGAGACTCCAGGTTGGGGAAGCCGCTCAGGGCCCCGAGAGCTCTCACACAGTAATCGCAGTTATTTAGGAATGGATTAACAGATTTTCCCATCCGGCTTGTGGTTTTGGACTTCACGCTGGTTATGTTGTTGGGGCTGCCCGTGTAATCCGGGCTGCTGGTTCCTTGTGGCAGGAAGGGGGCCCCGAGGATGGGGGTTGGCGGCTCTGCCCAACACGCCCGTATCTTCAGCCCCAGCTTCCGGCTGATGAAGATGGCGCGGCTGCTGGCCAGATTCCTGCGCGAGGGCCGGCTGGCAGTGCTGATGGAGGCGCAGTGTCGGCAGCAGACGCAGCCCGGCTTCATCCTGCTCCGGGAGACGctgctgggcaaggtggtggcCCTGCCCGATCACCTGGGCAACCGCCTGCAGCAGGAGAACTTGGCCGAGTTCTTCCCCCAGAACTACTTCCGCCTGCTCGGCGAGGAGGTCGTCCGGGTGCTGCAGGCGGTTGTGGACTCTCTCCAAGGTGAGGCCCTGCCTCGGGGACCCCCTTTGCCACCCGTCTTCTTGGGTCCTCGTCCCCTGCCACCCTCTGGTGCCTCACGGCCTCTGGAGACTTTGGAGTCTCTGGTTGATGCCGTCAGGCAGGTGGGGATGTCCCTGTCCCGCACAGTAGTGACCGGCAGGGCTCATCCGCTGTGGGCTGAAGTCCGCTGCCCTCCACGCGGGCTTCTCTTGTCCCTGCAGTCCCTTGGGTTTCCAGGGCCCAACTGTGCTGTGGTGGCCAGGTGGGGGATCTCGAGGTTCTCAGGTCTGGAGGCAGACGCTGGCGGTGCCCTGGAGAGGGGGTGCTGTGGGAACGGCCTTGCCCGCTGCTGGGCTGCAGGGCCCCGTGAGCGCCCATGCTCGCTCTGTTTTCCCTGGGGCGCCAGATGGCGGCTGCCGCGAGTGTGCGTTTCACTAGCGAGAAGGAGGCTGGGCCGGGGGCCTGCACAGCACCCGGAGCGTCTGCCTCTCCCTGCAGGGTGACCCCTTCCTTCTCTTGCCTTTCCCGAGCTCCAGGCGACAGCTCAGACGCAGGTCGAGCACCTGGGTCCGGACTCCACCCTCCACATGCTGCCCCGACCTCGTTCTGAAACTCCCTCCCTCGCTCAGGGGCACCCTGGGGTCCTGGAGCAGCTCGGCGCCCCCTCAGAGCCCAGGAGGAAGCCGGGCCCCTCGAGTCCCTGCGTGGGGCCTGTGTGGCCCAAGCCCCCTCGCCTCACCTGGGGGTTCCTGCAGCAACCTCCTGAGCCCCTCCTGTCTTTTCCGAACGTAGCCCTAGGCTTGCAGCTGCTGCTGTGCATGGGCCCATGTATTAAGGAGGCTTTGGGAACATCTCGGACACATGTGGAATGCGGCTTTTTCACGTGTTCGGGGTTGGCTGGGGCCGTCCTGGTCCCCACGCGGCTCTGTGCTTTCCGCTGCCCCGCGTCCCAGCTCTTCTGTGGGGCTGGTACAGCCCGGCCCCTCCCGGTTCCCCACGTTCCCTGGAGTGCGCTCCTTCCCTGTGGGCGGCCGTGGTGGTGGTGCTGCTCCAGGGTCTCATGCCCGGCTCAGGGCCCAGGCCTACCCTGCGTGGCTGACCCAACTTGGCCGGGCCCTATCGatgctttctctccttcctcgGCAACATCATACCGGTCCCGACCTCCTACACCATCGTGACGATTAAGTGGGCTAAGATGGGTGAAGGTTTGAAAGGATTGTGATTTGCTTGTCAGGTTCCACGCACTCCTGTTCAGATTTGCTGGGTAGGCTGATGGGCACCAGCCgttgttttgagtgagttttgcTGTCGGTTGGAGTCCGCCTGACCGAGAGCAGCTCTCCCCACACCTAGATGTTCTTTTGTGCCTTCCCGCCGGCTTCCTCATCAGGCCTCCCTTTCTGTCCCAGGTGGCCTGGATTCCTCCGTGTCCTTCGTGTCTCAGGTCCTTGGGAAAGCCTGTGTCCACGGGAGGCAGCGTGAGTAGAGCAGTGCCTTCCTGCCCATCCTGCCCCGACCCTCACAGCCCATCAGCCTTCTGCAGAAGGCCGAGAATCCCTCCTGACCCTGGCCCTCTGCAGGGTCCCCTTGCCCGGTCCTGTCCTGGGCCCGTGGGATCTGGGGCTCAGCTGTGCTTACTGGGGAGCTGTGGGACTGTCCTTGCTGGACCCACACAGCCCCAGACACCAGGTGGGTGCAGCTCCCCAGGCTCAGGTCCTCCGTCTGTCCCCTCAGAGGAGATCCTGGGCGTGCTGGTACCCCGGCTGGCAGCGCTCACCCAGGGCAGCTACCTGCACCAGCGCGTCTGCTGGCGCCTGGTGGAGCAAGTGCCGGACCGGGCCATGGAGGCTGTGCTGACCGGGCTGGTGGAGGCCGCACTGGGGTAAGCAGCCAGGCTGTCCTCCAGCTGCACTGGCTTCTGGGGTCTGGACCCCCAGAGGCTGCCATTCCTTCACGCTACTTCTCCTGGGCGCCGTGCTGCAGCTGGCACCCCCATGTAGGTGCCACAGGGTGTGGGTGGTGCCCTCTCAGTTCCCGCACGTGCTGATGGTGACCTCTGTATCAGAGGGTCCCTTTCTCTTATGAAATAGCATCGATGCTGTGAACAGCCCACACCGTAAAGGCGCCTGTACCTTGGGCCGTCCACCCGTCCTGCGCCTGTGGTCCCCCTCGCACACGTGTGCACCATGTCCAGGCTCTGACATGGTGATGGGCGGTGACTCACTTCCCCACGTCTTTGTGCAGGAGAATCAAGGTTGCATTTCTGGAAGCAGGACTGCCGGCCATTTACCCCCACAAACCCTGCCAGCTCACCTGCCTCAGATGTCTCCCCTCCCTTCAACGTGTGCAAGGACATACCTGTCTCTGCCCaaagtatttcctcctcttttttttttttttttctttttgagatggagtcttgctctgtcacccaggctggactgcaacggtgcaatcggctcactgcaacctccgtctcctgggttcaagtgattctcctgcctcagcctcctgagtagctaggactacaggcgcccgccaccacacccggctaatttttgtatttttagtatagacggggttttgccatgttggccaggctggtgttgaactcctggcctcaagcaatccacccacctcggcttcccaaagtgttgggattataggcgtgagcccctgcacccggctGACTTTGCATTCTTGATTCtgggtgagggtgtgtgtgtgtttaaggcaTTTGTATTCTTTTCTCTGTGAACTATATAATCATGTAATCACATTctattttatagtttgttttgGTGTTGTTGTTGGGGGGgattgtttttagagacaggatcttgctctgtctcccaggctgcagtgcagtggtgtgattatagctcactgcagcctcgacctcctgggctccagcgatcttcccacctcagcctcctgagtagcgggaaCACAGGTGCGCGctatcatacccagctaatttttaaattttttgtagcgacggggctcactttgttgcccggctggtctcaaactcctggccttaagtgatcctcctgccttggcctcccaaatgtttTTTTAACCGTTATTTCTTTGTGTGGAATTTTAAGTGATAAGTGAGGGAGAAATCCAGCCATATCTGTTTCCACACTGGCTGGATAGACTTGTGGGGCTCTTTCTGGAGACCCATAACCTCTCACCGGGAGGACTCTTTCAGTCTGGACCAGGGGCCTACAGGCTACTTGGACAAAATTTGGCCCGCTgcatgtttttgtaaataaaatttttttggcACTGTCAAAGGAGGCCTTCGAGGGTGGACCCGCCTCCGCCCGGGCTGAGGTGCAGGGAAGGAGGCTGTCGGGGGTGGACCCGCCTCCGCCCGGGCTGCGGTGCACGCGCTCTCTGGGTTGTGGCATTTATGCCCCAGAGAAGGGAGGATGAAGGCCCAGCTCAGGCAGTCGGAGGATGGAACCAGAGGCTCGTGGCTAGGAATTGGCAGGCCGGGAGTCAGGCCGCCGTCTGTGGGCATCGGAGTTCACGCTCTCGCTCCTCCCTGTCTCCAGGCCGGCTTGCAGCTCTGGCCCCTGACTCTGTCTTGCAGGCCTGAGGTCCTTTCGAGACTGCTGGGGAACCTGGTGGTGAAGAACAAGAAGGCCCAGTTTGTGATGACCCAGAAGCTTCTGTTCTTACAGTCCCGGCTCACGGTGAGGACGCCACGGAGGGTGCAGGCTGCTGGCTGCCCCATCACAGCAAGAATGGCTGCAAAACATGGGGTCGGAGCGGTGTCTGCTGCCTGGGAGACCCTGCCTGTGATTTGGCAGTGGCTGGCAGGAGTTGGCGAGGCGGTGGGTGCCTCCCTGCCCTGATGACAGGCCCTGCTGTGACGGCTCTGAGTGAGGGCTTCTCATGTGTCAATCTTCTAGACTCCCGAGAAGCCACCCGCCCTAGCTGCGTTCTGTGCCAGGGGCctgagggggtggggtggggtgggtgggggataGGTGAGGACACAGAGGAGGTCGTGCATTTCCGGGACTTATGACTCCCGTCCCCATGGCCTGGAGCCCGGAGGGGGTGAGCCAGGTCCCCTGAGCCCAGAGTGGGTGAGCCGGGTCCCCTGACTCCCGGCCACATCTTGCTTCACCCTCCTCCTTTGCTCACACGAGAACTTAAGATGGCGAGGCCCTGCCCCAGCACGGCAGCAGCTGCATCCTACGTTTTTATATGGAACCGTTTTATCACGTTCAGTTCAAAGGAATAGAGGCgggtgggtcgcttgagcccagggggcagcTTCTGCGGGAGGGGAGGGGTCCCGCATTCCAGGAGGCAGTGGCCGCCCCCATGCTTGTCCGTCTGCTGCCCTCAGTCTGGTCCCAGTCCTGGCATGGCTCTTGGCCTTGGGAGCCCCGGGCTGGCCAGGCGGCGGCCTCAGCCCAGTGGACAGGCATGTGCTTTTATTGCAGACGCCCATGCTGCAGAGCCTGCTGGGCCATCTGGCCATGGACAGCCAGCGGCGCCCGCTCCTGCTGCAGGTACGTGCCTCCTGGCTCTCCGTCCCTGCGAGGCCCTGGGAGAAGAGCCGTGCGGGGCTCACCTTTTGGGCGGCAGGGTGAGGCTGGCTGGGCTGGGGCGGAGCTCCCTCAGAGTGGCTGTGGGCCTGGCGGGGACAGACTGGCCCCGAGCCCCACACAGTCGTGGGCCATGCCACCTGCAGGTGCTGAAGGAGCTGTTGGAGACGTGGGGCAGCAGCAGTGCCATCCGCCACACTCCCCTGCCGCAGCAGCGCCACGTCAGCAAGGCTGTCCTCATCTGCCTGGCGCAACTCGGGGAGCCGGAACTGCGGGACAGCCGGGATGGTGAGCGGGTGGTTTGGGCTCCCCCCGGCCTCGGGCGCCCCGAGGTGCTCAGGGGGCCTGTCCGGTGCTTGCAGAACTGCTGGCCAGCATGATGGCGGGCGTGAAGTGCCGCCTGGACAGTAGCCTGCCCCCCGTGCGACGCCTGGGCATGATCGTGGCAGAGGTCGTTAGTGCCCGGATCCACCCCGAGGGGCCTCCCCTGAAATTCCAGGTGAGCGGGCCGTCCCCTCCGCGTCCCCGTGTGGCTGGCCCGGGTCTCCCGAGCGGCTGCCTCTCCAGCCCCAGGGTCACCGCCTCTTCCCGGGGTCCAGACTTGCGGAGCGTCCGTGTGGACTTCTCGCAGGGCTGAGGCTGGAAGCTGTGGCAGGTTCTCAGCCCTGAGCTCCTGGGGCCACACAGGGTCGGGTGAGCACAGGGCCCCCAGAAGGATTGCCTGGACACGTTCACAGACTCTCTCTAGACGGGGGCCCGAGGGAGGCTGGGGTTAAGGGGGCCACCCCCTGCAGTTTGTCCGGCCGGGGCTGCAGGGCAGCCAGGTCGCTCTGGGTCGGTGGCCGTGGGTGTCAGCCTCTCTGCTGCCGGCTGCCTGGCCATGGAGGAGCCCTGTCTGCCTTCAGGCTGTGGAGGTGACGGCCTGTCCTCTTATCTGCTGAGAACCTGGGATCTCTCTGGGGCATTGGCCTTGGGGGAGGCCCAGCTCCTTCGAGAGGGGCCACGGCCCCTCAGCTTTGAGCACTCCCAGTGCTACCCTTGGCCTGAGGTGGAATCTTAGAAAGTCGCTTTTAAAAAGACACCTGGCTATCCAGGGCCCAGCCACTGAGTGAGACCGGGCTGCGAGGGAGGCCACAGTGGGGAGTGGCTCCCGTGGCTCCGTCTCGGGGAGGGGCGCTGCAGCCTGGCGGATGCCGCTGAGCCTGCTCCCCTGCTGTAGTACGAAGAGGATGAACTGAGCCTCGagctgctggccttggcctcccccCAGCCTGCGGGTGACGGCGCCTCGGAGGCGGGGTGAGGGTCTCTGCCCCCCGGGACCCCACCGCGTGCACATCTTACTGCTCTGGATTCCGCTGCCGGGATGGGAGGGGGGAAACCCTTTCTTTCTGTCCTGTGAGTCCTGAGACCAGAGGCTCGAGGGGCCCCTAAAGGATTTTTGTTCCTTGTTTCCTTAAAGCACGTCCCTCGTTCCAGCCACGGCAGAGCCCCCTGCAGAGACCCCCGCAGAGATCGTGGATGGCGGCGTCCCCCAAGCACAGCTGGCGGGCTCTGACTCGGACCTGGACAGGTAGGGGCTCTGCCACCCCAGTGGGCAGCGTGCAGGAGGCCGGGAGGCGAACCCCTCACACTCCAAGCTGCGGCCCCGTGGGGGGCTCCCTGCCTGCTCCGTGCTTCTTCTCTTTCGTCCTCATGTGAGGGCCCGCAGCTCCCAGCTCCACCGTAGGCGCAGGGGCCGAGGCGTGAGCTCCGCAtcttggggaggagagaggggctggCTCTGCCGTTGGGCACTTCCTGTCACAGGCCATGGGCTGCTCATGTCTGCTTTGCTCTCCCACAGCGATGATGAGTTTGTCCCCTACGACATGTCGGGGGACAGAGAGCTGAAGAGCAGCAAGGCTCCTGCCTACGTCCGGGACTGCGTGGAAGGTGGGCACGGGCCCCTGGAGGGCCTTGCTGGGCTGGGCATGGGTCCCGCTCACAGCCTGGTTCTGCCTCAAGGGGCCACCGGGAAGCCCTGGGCCCGGGGTGCCGCCCGTGCTGCTGGCTCTCATGGGTTCAGGGTCAGGGCTGAGGCTGACCGAGGCCTCTCTGGGTTCTGTGCAGCCCTGACCACGTCTGAGGACATAGAGCGCTGGGAGGCAGCCCTGCGGGCCCTTGAGGGCCTGGTCTACAGGAGCCCCACAGCCACTCGGGAGGTGAGTGGGGGGCGGGAGTGGGTGGGGAGGCCCAAGATGGTAGCTCCCTCAATGCCATCTGTGTCCTGGCCACTGAGGGTGACATATGGCTCCCGTGTGTGACAGGGCTGCTGCCTCTCCCGGGGGGCCTGCGGCCTGGGGCCTCTGCTGGGGTGGGTGGCTCCGGCCCTGTGAGCCTCGGTGAGGCCTCGGCGGGCAGCTGGGTCCGACAGGTTTCCCAGCCCTAACCCCTGCGTGCAGGTGAGCGTGGAGCTGGCCAAGGTGCTTCTGCATCTGGAGGAGAAGACCTGTGTGGTGGGATTTGCAGGGCTGCGCCAGAGAGCCCTGGTGGCCGTCACGGTCACAGACCCGGCCCCGGTGAGTTCCCGCACCCGTGGCCCTGGCCAGTGCAGGCACAGCGGGAAGCACTGGGAGCTGCGGTGCCTGAGTCTCGGTCCTGTGCTGGAGCTGGCTGTGAGGTGCCCGGAGGTCGCCCCGGGTGGCCCTCAGGTCCCGGACCACAGCAGCCTCTCCCCTGTGTCCTCAGGTGGCCGACTATCTGACCTCACAGTTCTATGCCCTCAACTACAGCCTCCGGCAGCGCATGGACATCCTGGATGTAAGTGCCTCCTGGGCCTCAGTCCCCCTGGTCTGGCCCAAGCTGCCCTAAGGTGGGGCTGCCAAAACCTGGGTCTCCTTGTTGCTGGGCCCCAAGGGCTCGTGCAGGCCTGTCCACTGCCTTCGTGAGTGTGTGACCCGGCAGGACTCAGCAGTGGGGGAGTCAGGGCTCCCGGGGCagagagttttgtttgtttaaaataacaGCTTTACTGATATAATTCACACGCCATAAAATTCACCGCTTTAGGGTAAAATGTGTGCTGCGCAGGTGagggaatattatttagcaatgaaaaagaaaaatttgaatcccagcactggaaggctgaggcgggaggatcgctggagcccaggagttcgagacccgcttGGGCACcacaatgagactccatctttattagccaagtgtggtggtgggcgactgtggtcccagttactcgggaggctggggtgggaggatccctcgaacccaggaggtggaggccgcaGTGGAGCTgtttgcaccaccgcactcccgtgtgggtgagagagggagacactgtctcaaagatAATTCGACTCTGATACGCACTGCCACACGATGAGCCTTGAGAACATTTAGTTAAAGCAGCCCCAGGGCCTGTATATCGTTCGATTTCACTTAAGCGAGCCGTCCGGAGGAGCTAGTTCACGGAGAGCGGACGGGGCTGCCGGGGCTTGGGGAGGGGATGTGGAGTGAGGGTTTCACGGGGACAGTTTCAGCTTGGGAAGGCAAAAGAGTTCTGGCGAGGGCGGAGGTGATGGTTGCCCATCATGAACGTACTTATTAATGCCACggaactgtacacttaaagatggggaaaacgggctgggcgcggcggctcatgcctgtcatcccagtgctgtgggagaccaaagtgggaggattgctcaagcccaggagtttgagatcaacctggtcaacatagcaagaccctgtcatcTCCACCagaagaaaattagctgggagtggggcgcctgtggtccctgctactcttgaggctgaggcaggaggatggcttgagcccagaggttgaggctgtcgtgagccgtgatggcaccactgccctgcagcctgggcaatagagcaagactctgtctctttaaaaaaaaaaaaaaaaaaaaaaagcagccggccacggcggctcacacctgtaatcccagcactttgggaggctaagccgggcggatcatgaggtcaggagttcaagaccagcctcgccaacatggtgaaaccctgtttctactaaaaacacaaaaaattagctgggcatggtggtgcatgcctgtagtcccagttacgtgggaggctgaggcaggagaattgcttggacctgggaggcggaggttgtggtgagtcaagatggcgccactgcactccagactgggcgacagagcgagactccatctcaaaaaaaaaaaaaaaaaaaaaagggaggggaggggttaACGTGGTAaatcttgtatatattttaccacaataaagcaaaaaagACTGAGAACATGAGAACAACTCACCGTaactggtcttttttttttttttttttttttttgagacagagtctcgctctgtcgcccaggctggagtgcagtggcgcgatcttgactcactgcaagctccccctcccgggttcacgccattctcctgcctcagcctcccgagtagctgggactacaggcgcccgccaccacgcccggctaattttgtgtatttttagtagagacggggtttcactgtgttagccaggatggtctcaatctcctgacctcgtgatccgcccgcctcagccgtAACTGGTTCTAAGGTGCACACTTGGGTGGCGTTCGGAACATCCACAGTGTCACGCAGCCGCCTCTGTCTAGTCCCAGAGCGTCCTTATCACCCCAGAGGGAAACCCCATCCCTGTCAGCAGTCGCCCCGACCCTCCCAGCCTGGGAGCCTCCGGTCTGGCGCTGGCCTGTTGAGAAGGTGTCCTAGAGATGGAGGCGCACATGGGTCCTTGGTGCCTTCTCTGCAATGTTCTGAGGTCCCCCCGCCCGTGGCACGTGCCGCTGCAGCGTTGCTTTTGCTGTGAGGCCGACTTCCTGGGATAAGGGCATGTGGCTCTGGCGTGGCGGGACTGCGTGGCTTTAGGATGAGGCTGCGCTCGGCCCTGGGCGTGTTCTCATCTCCTGGAGCACGGTGCCCACCTTCCCCACCTTCCCGCCTACCAAGGCGCGGTTGCTGTGAGCTACGGGGAAGTGACTTTTCTCCTTGTTCCCAGAACACACCTTCTCCCAGGCTGGGCGGGCCCCCGGGCCCGTTTCTGGGGCTTTGGCTGACTTGACTCTTGGGAAATGTTCTTCCCTGGAGCAGTGGCGACGGCCCTGGGCCTGTCTCCCTCCAGGTGCTGACTCTGGCTGCCCAGGAGCTGTCTAGGCCTGGGTGCCTCGGGAGGACTCCCCAACCTGGCTCCCCAAGTCCCAACACCCCGTGCCTGCCAGAGGCAGCCGTCTCTCAGCCTGGCAGTGCCGTGGCGTCTGACTGGCGGGTGGTGGTGGAGGAGCGGATCAGAAGCAAGACCCAGCGGCTCTCCAAGGTTAGTGGCGCCTGGTCAGCTCCTCACGGGCATGGGGACCGTGGGTGGGTGGGAAGGGCGGTCAGACACCTCCAGGCGCTGTCTGCAGCGAGGGGCGGCCACATTCGCTGGGGATGGTGCCTTTGCCGGGATTCCTGAAAGGCAGGGTCCATGGTTTGCACCGAGGAACTGGATTTTGGCTGTAGGAGACCCAGACTGGGCTTGGGGACATGATAAGTGACAGGTGTCCTGGTGGTGCTCTGTCCTCAGAGCCCATCTAGGCCAGGGGTGGTGTTGCTCCACCTGAGGATGTTTAGGGGCGTCTGGAGATGTTTTTGGTTGTCACTAGGGGTGGGTTGGAGGCCACGGAGGCATCCTGCAGTGCCCAGGGCGGCCTCCCCAGGACGCTCCTCCAGCCTTGAATGTCCTGCCTGCAAGTTCGGGAACGCCTGGTCTGCTGTCCAGGCATTGGCCGCGGAGCCTGAGTCCCGTCACCAACCCCATGGGGCCTGGGAGCTGGGCGGGGCCGGAAGAGTAGCCCGGGGAGGCAAGGCGAGGCTGAGGTCCACGCTGCTTTGTGGGATCCTCTCGGGCTAGGGGTGCCGTGCCCGCTGCCCAAGCCTGCACCTCCGTGATCGCTGTAGTTGTGTCTGGCAGGGTGGCCCGAGGCAGGGCCCGGCAGGCAGCCCCAGCAGATTCAACTCCGTGGCCGGCCACTTCTTCTTCCCCCTCCTTCAGCGCTTTGACAGGTGAGTGGGTTTTCCGTGGGCCTGTGGACTTGGGGGACAGGGACCCTGGACGTACCACTGTGGCCAAGAAGTTCGGGCTGGGATCTGAGTGGGTTTGGGTGTGAACAGGGTCGTGCTTTGCTGTGGCTTTTTGTAAGCCTGTGTTAAATGGCAGGGAGCGTCCCGCAAGATTCCTCTGTGGTTGAGCTTTGCCATGAGGCACCAGGCATCTGCTCCGATGCTGGGCTTGTGGCATGGCCGGCAGTGCCGCCCGCACGTGCCCGACGCCATCACCTGCTGGGCCCTGCtcgcctcctcctgcctcagccggcGCTGCACTGGCCCCACGTTCAGGGCGTGAGGCTCTCGAGATGGCAGAGAAGTGTGGGGCCTGGGTTGTGCtgcagcaggggtgggggtctCGGCGTTGGGAAC containing:
- the TELO2 gene encoding telomere length regulation protein TEL2 homolog isoform X6, with amino-acid sequence MEPAPSEVRLAVREAIHALSSSEDGGHIFCTLESLKRYLGEMEPPALPREKEEFASAHFSPVLRCLASRLSPAWLELLPHGRLEELWASFFLEGPADQAFLVLMETIEGAAGPSFRLMKMARLLARFLREGRLAVLMEAQCRQQTQPGFILLRETLLGKVVALPDHLGNRLQQENLAEFFPQNYFRLLGEEVVRVLQAVVDSLQGGLDSSVSFVSQVLGKACVHGRQQEILGVLVPRLAALTQGSYLHQRVCWRLVEQVPDRAMEAVLTGLVEAALGPEVLSRLLGNLVVKNKKAQFVMTQKLLFLQSRLTTPMLQSLLGHLAMDSQRRPLLLQVLKELLETWGSSSAIRHTPLPQQRHVSKAVLICLAQLGEPELRDSRDELLASMMAGVKCRLDSSLPPVRRLGMIVAEVVSARIHPEGPPLKFQHVPRSSHGRAPCRDPRRDRGWRRPPSTAGGL
- the TELO2 gene encoding telomere length regulation protein TEL2 homolog isoform X5, which produces MEPAPSEVRLAVREAIHALSSSEDGGHIFCTLESLKRYLGEMEPPALPREKEEFASAHFSPVLRCLASRLSPAWLELLPHGRLEELWASFFLEGPADQAFLVLMETIEGAAGPSFRLMKMARLLARFLREGRLAVLMEAQCRQQTQPGFILLRETLLGKVVALPDHLGNRLQQENLAEFFPQNYFRLLGEEVVRVLQAVVDSLQGGLDSSVSFVSQVLGKACVHGRQQEILGVLVPRLAALTQGSYLHQRVCWRLVEQVPDRAMEAVLTGLVEAALGPEVLSRLLGNLVVKNKKAQFVMTQKLLFLQSRLTTPMLQSLLGHLAMDSQRRPLLLQVLKELLETWGSSSAIRHTPLPQQRHVSKAVLICLAQLGEPELRDSRDELLASMMAGVKCRLDSSLPPVRRLGMIVAEVVSARIHPEGPPLKFQYEEDELSLELLALASPQPAGDGASEAGHGRAPCRDPRRDRGWRRPPSTAGGL
- the TELO2 gene encoding telomere length regulation protein TEL2 homolog isoform X1; protein product: MEPAPSEVRLAVREAIHALSSSEDGGHIFCTLESLKRYLGEMEPPALPREKEEFASAHFSPVLRCLASRLSPAWLELLPHGRLEELWASFFLEGPADQAFLVLMETIEGAAGPSFRLMKMARLLARFLREGRLAVLMEAQCRQQTQPGFILLRETLLGKVVALPDHLGNRLQQENLAEFFPQNYFRLLGEEVVRVLQAVVDSLQGGLDSSVSFVSQVLGKACVHGRQQEILGVLVPRLAALTQGSYLHQRVCWRLVEQVPDRAMEAVLTGLVEAALGPEVLSRLLGNLVVKNKKAQFVMTQKLLFLQSRLTTPMLQSLLGHLAMDSQRRPLLLQVLKELLETWGSSSAIRHTPLPQQRHVSKAVLICLAQLGEPELRDSRDELLASMMAGVKCRLDSSLPPVRRLGMIVAEVVSARIHPEGPPLKFQYEEDELSLELLALASPQPAGDGASEAGTSLVPATAEPPAETPAEIVDGGVPQAQLAGSDSDLDSDDEFVPYDMSGDRELKSSKAPAYVRDCVEALTTSEDIERWEAALRALEGLVYRSPTATREVSVELAKVLLHLEEKTCVVGFAGLRQRALVAVTVTDPAPVADYLTSQFYALNYSLRQRMDILDVLTLAAQELSRPGCLGRTPQPGSPSPNTPCLPEAAVSQPGSAVASDWRVVVEERIRSKTQRLSKGGPRQGPAGSPSRFNSVAGHFFFPLLQRFDRQGASRKIPLWLSFAMRHQASAPMLGLWHGRQCRPHVPDAITCWALLASSCLSRRCTGPTFRAPLVTFDLLGEDQLVLGRLAHTLGALMCLAVNTTVAVAMGKALLEFVWALRFHIDAYVRQGLLSAVSSVLLSLPAARLLEDLMDELLEARSWLADVAEKDPDEDCRTLALRALLLLQRLKNRLLPPASP